In the genome of Nitrospiria bacterium, one region contains:
- a CDS encoding LD-carboxypeptidase: MIKPKRLTAGDTIGVVAPAGSVDLSELAQGVDRLKDMGFGVELGEAVTKRSRYLAGTDRERADDLNRMFSNPEIAAIVCARGGYGTARIIPHLDEGVIAGHPKILVGSSDITLLLNYIRQRFEWVTFHGPMVAPSFGKQPSLLTDTWFRKILVEAQGQGPIPVANVKGLRGGQAQGPLVGGCLTMLCNTLGTPYEIQTDGCILLLEDIDEAPYRIDRMLTQLKAASKFQNVKGVIFGKMPGCQPPAHSTYVLEDVIQDRLADQAFPILYGFPTGHGGEQVTLPIGIPFRMDGDTATVTLLEPAVQ, translated from the coding sequence ATGATCAAACCAAAGAGACTAACGGCGGGGGATACCATCGGCGTTGTCGCACCGGCCGGCTCGGTGGATCTTTCGGAGTTGGCTCAGGGCGTGGACCGTCTGAAGGACATGGGGTTTGGTGTGGAGTTGGGAGAAGCGGTTACGAAGCGGTCCCGGTATTTGGCCGGGACGGACCGCGAGCGTGCGGACGATCTGAACCGGATGTTTTCTAACCCCGAAATCGCGGCGATTGTCTGCGCCCGCGGCGGGTATGGGACGGCGCGCATCATTCCCCATCTTGACGAGGGGGTGATCGCCGGGCACCCCAAGATTCTGGTCGGAAGCAGCGATATCACCCTTCTGCTCAATTATATTCGCCAGCGGTTCGAATGGGTCACATTCCACGGTCCGATGGTGGCGCCGAGCTTCGGCAAGCAGCCTTCCTTGCTGACCGATACCTGGTTTCGGAAAATTCTGGTGGAGGCCCAGGGCCAAGGTCCGATTCCGGTGGCGAACGTGAAGGGTTTAAGGGGCGGACAGGCCCAGGGTCCGCTGGTGGGCGGTTGTTTGACGATGCTCTGTAATACCCTTGGGACGCCCTACGAGATTCAGACCGACGGATGCATCCTCCTGCTGGAGGACATCGACGAAGCCCCTTATCGGATTGACCGGATGTTGACCCAGCTGAAGGCCGCGTCCAAATTCCAAAATGTCAAAGGGGTAATTTTCGGGAAAATGCCGGGATGTCAGCCCCCGGCTCATTCCACCTATGTCCTGGAGGATGTGATTCAGGATCGGCTGGCGGACCAGGCGTTTCCCATTTTGTATGGATTTCCGACCGGCCACGGCGGGGAGCAGGTGACGCTTCCAATCGGTATTCCGTTTCGGATGGACGGAGACACAGCCACGGTCACGCTCTTGGAGCCGGCGGTCCAATAA
- a CDS encoding YCF48-related protein produces the protein MLTSRSGWVQSAQRIGLLIAPLILMGCAGTGESIQAAAPATAFMEQLNGVYFITASEGWIVGNNGTLLHTRDGGATWFSESSGTTQGLRAVEFASSSTGWAVGDGGIILQTSNSGMNWVRQTSGSSNPLNSVFFQKGNTSVGWVVGDNGTILHTDNGGFSWMTQVGAGSNHLRDVLFRDPNNGWIVGDEGLILHTATGTSGALWASQLSGTTRSLNAIYGSGNALWVVGDGGVLLQTTNDGLTWLRGPQTSATGTLTDILFWGSTAGWVSGEAGTLLQSTSSTASNVGLIWIPRSPGTDATLRALFFINDKTGWAVGDNGTILYTVDGGIFWVKQFKR, from the coding sequence ATGCTCACATCCAGAAGCGGATGGGTTCAATCGGCCCAGCGGATCGGACTGCTCATCGCGCCCCTGATTCTCATGGGCTGCGCCGGTACGGGCGAGAGCATTCAGGCCGCTGCTCCCGCGACGGCCTTCATGGAACAGTTAAACGGGGTCTACTTCATCACCGCCAGCGAGGGTTGGATCGTCGGGAATAACGGGACCCTCCTCCACACCCGGGATGGGGGGGCGACGTGGTTCTCGGAGTCGAGCGGAACGACGCAGGGTCTGAGGGCCGTCGAGTTTGCGAGCTCGAGTACGGGCTGGGCGGTCGGGGACGGCGGGATCATTCTTCAGACGAGCAACTCCGGAATGAATTGGGTTCGTCAGACCAGCGGCAGTTCAAACCCCTTGAACAGCGTTTTCTTCCAGAAGGGGAATACCAGCGTCGGTTGGGTGGTGGGGGATAACGGGACGATTCTTCATACCGACAACGGCGGTTTTTCATGGATGACCCAGGTCGGAGCCGGAAGCAACCATCTTCGCGACGTCTTATTCCGGGACCCTAATAACGGATGGATTGTAGGAGACGAGGGTTTGATTCTCCACACCGCTACCGGGACAAGCGGGGCGCTCTGGGCCTCACAACTCAGCGGCACGACCCGAAGCCTGAACGCCATTTACGGGAGCGGAAACGCCCTATGGGTCGTGGGGGATGGCGGAGTCCTTCTCCAGACCACGAACGACGGCCTCACATGGCTGCGCGGTCCCCAAACCTCCGCGACCGGCACCTTGACTGATATCCTGTTTTGGGGTTCGACGGCCGGTTGGGTTTCCGGAGAGGCCGGGACCCTGCTCCAGTCCACGAGCAGCACGGCATCCAATGTCGGCCTAATATGGATTCCCCGATCCCCCGGAACGGATGCGACTCTGCGGGCGCTTTTTTTCATAAATGACAAGACCGGGTGGGCCGTGGGGGACAACGGAACCATTCTGTATACTGTCGACGGCGGGATCTTCTGGGTCAAACAATTTAAGCGGTAG